CAGGTTGTGGAACGCGGTGTTGGCGCTGAAGCCGCCGAACGCCGAACCGTTGTTGGCACTGGCCGAGGTGTAGGCGTACAGCAACTGGCTGAAACCGTGCGGGCCAGGGTTACTGATGGCACCGGCCGGGCCAGGCAGGCTGGCAGCGATGGCGCCCAGTACCAGGGTGCCGAGCGGCATCACCAGCAAGGTCACCACCAGCAGTTGCACTTCCTTGGCCTGCAGCTTCTTGCCCAGGTATTCCGGGGTGCGGCCGATCATCAGGCCGGCGAGGAACACCGCGATCAACACGTTGAGCAACATGCCGTACATGCCGGCGCCGACGCCGCCGAAGATCACTTCGCCGACCATCATGTTGACCAGCGACACCATCCCGCTCAGCGGGTTGAGGCTGTCTTGCATGCCATTGACTGAACCGTTGGACGCCGCTGTGGTGGCCACCGACCACAACACCGTGCCAGTGGTGCCAAAGCGCGCTTCTTTGCCTTCCAGCGGTGCGGTTTGTTCAACCGCCGGGTTGTTCAGCGTCGGGTTGGGCTGGTATTCGGCCCACATCGACGTCGCGCCACCGATCAGGAACAGCGCCAGCATGCAGCCAAGAATTGCGCGGCTCTGACGCAGGTCCTTCACGTAGTGGCCAAAGGTGAACACCAGCGCTACCGGGATCAGGATGATTGCCGACAGCTCGAACAGGTTGGCCCAGGCCGTCGGGTCTTCGAACGGGTGCGCCGAGTTGACGCCAAAGAAGCCGCCGCCATTGGTGCCCAGTTGTTTGATCGCAATCTGGCTGGCGGCCGGGCCGAGTGGGATCACTTGGTCCACGCCCTGCATCGTCACGGCATTCACGTAATGCGCGAAGGTTTGCGGCACGCCCTGCCACACCAGGAACAGCGCAAACACCAGGCACAGCGGCAGCAAGCCGTAGAGGGTGGCGCGGGTCATGTCGACCCAGAAGTTGCCCAGGGTTTTGGTGGACTTGCGCCCGATACCACGGCACAGCGCGACCAGCACAGCCAGGCCGGTGGCGGCGCTGACGAAGTTCTGCACGGTGAGGCCGATCATCTGGCTGAGGTAGCTCAGGGAGGCTTCACCGCTGTAGTTCTGCCAGTTGGTGTTGGTCATGAAACTGACCGCCGTGTTGAACGCCAGCGTCCATTCCTGACCCGGCAATTTCTGCGGGTTGAGCGGCAGATACTCCTGGAACAACAGTACGGCGAACAACAACACGAAACCGGCCAGGTTGAACGCCAGCAGCGCCAGCGTGTATTTCTGCCAGCTTTGCTCCTGGTGCTCGTCCACGCCGGACAGGCGATAACACGCGCGCTCAACCGGGCCGATTACCGGCGAGAGCCAGGTGCGCTGGCCTTCCATCACCTTGTAGTAGAACCGCCCCAGGAACGGTGCCGGCACCAGCACCACGGCAAAGAAGGCGATGATCAGCCAATAGTCATAACTGTGCATAGCCTGCTCCTAGTTCCGATCCGCGCGTAACAGCGCAACCAGCAGATAAATGAACAGCGCCACGGCCAATAGCAGTGACACCCCGTCCAGAACGCTCATGGAAGTCTCTCCGTTTTGCGGCGATTGCCGCGTGTGAGGCAATTGTCCACAGGAGTGGCGTAAAGGAACGAGAGCGAGGGTATGGGTGGGGCGTAAAGACGGCGTAAAGAGTGGGTTTATGCGGGGTTTACAGGGGGATTTTCAGCGCCTGGGCGGGCCTCATCGCGGGCAAGCCCGGCTCCCACACTTAACTGCGTACCTCCTGCTCAAACGCGGTCGAGTGTGGGAGCGGGCTTGCTCGCGAAAGCGTCAGGCCGGGCACCGCCGCTTTATTCTGGTGCACCAAATGAAGCATACAAACGCAAAACCGTTCCCCTCACGACACTGTCTGCGCTTTACGACACGCTTCTATGGGCTGGCATGGCCACTGCAACACCCACAACCATTCCAACCAGTTCAGGGAGCGCGACACGATGAACACACAACTCAAACCCACCTTGGGCACCCTGCATTTGTGGGGCATTGCCGTGGGGCTGGTGATTTCCGGCGAATACTTTGGCTGGAGCTATGGCTGGGGCGTGGCCGGTACGCTGGGTTTTCTGGTGACCTCGTTGATGGTCGCCGCCATGTACACCTGCTTTATATTCAGTTTCACCGAGCTGACCACTGCGATTCCCCACGCAGGCGGGCCGTTTGCCTACAGCCGTCGTGCCTTTGGCGAAAAAGGCGGCTTGATCGCAGGCCTGGCGACATTGATCGAATTTGTCTTCGCACCGCCCGCAATTGCCTTGGCCATCGGCGCTTACCTGAACGTGCAGTTCCCGGCACTCGACCCGAAACATGCGGCGGTGGGGGCCTACATCGTGTTCATGGGCCTGAATATTCTGGGGGTGAAGCTTGCCGCCACCTTTGAACTGGTGGTGTGCGTGCTCGCTGTCGCTGAACTGCTGGTGTTTATGGGCGTGGTTGCGCCGGCGTTCAGCTTCAGCAACTTCGCCCTGAACGGCTGGGCCGGCTCCGACACCTTTGGCGCGCCGGCTATTGCCGGGATGTTCGCCGCGATCCCTTTCGCCATCTGGTTCTTTCTCGCCATCGAAGGCGCGGCCATGGCGGCTGAAGAGGCGAAAGATCCCAAGCGCACCATTCCAAAAGCCTACATCAGCGGCATCCTGACCTTGGTGATCCTGGCCATGGGCGTGATGTTCTTCGCCGGTGGCGTGGGCGACTGGCGCACCCTGTCGAACATCAACGATCCGTTGCCGCAAGCGATGAAAAGCGTGGTGGGCACTGGTTCCGGCTGGCTGCACATGCTGGTGTGGATCGGCCTGTTTGGCCTGGTGGCGAGCTTTCACGGCATCATCCTCGGCTATTCGCGCCAGTTCTTTGCCCTGGCCCGCGCCGGTTACTTGCCGCCGTTCCTGGCCAAACTCTCGCGTTTTCAAACACCACATCGGGCAATCATTGCCGGCGGTGTGGTCGGCATCGCCGCGATCTACAGTGATGGCCTGATCAACCTGGGTGGCATGACGCTGACCGCAGCGATGATCACCATGGCGGTGTTCGGTGCCATTGTGATGTACATCATGAGCATGCTCAGCCTGTTCAAGCTGCGTAAGACCGAACCGCTGCTGGAACGCACCTTCCGTGCGCCGGGCTACCCGATCGTGCCGGCTGTTGCGCTGGTATTGGCGCTGGTGTGCCTGGTGGCCATGGCCTGGTTCAATGCGCTGATCGGCCTGATATTCCTCGGTTTTATGCTGGCGGGGTTCATCTACTTCCAGCTGACCGCCCAAGACCGTGCCGATGCACCAGCTGACGCGATGTTGACCGGGCTCTAAGGTTAACGAGGCGGAACAGGCCTACAATGAACTACTCAGAAAGCCTGTTACTCAAAGCCGTTATTAGCGTGGGAACATCCTCCAACGCTGGTCCGCCTCAAGGAGAGCCTTATGCCGTGGTATGCGTGGTTGATTTTAGTGGTAGCGATCGGGTCGATCGTCGGTGGGCTGCTGATGCTGCGTGACAGCGCCAACAAGGTGGAACTCACCGACGAACAACGCAAACGCGTGGCCGAGCGCAACGCCCAGGCGGACGCCAAGGACGCGCAGGACCGCTGAAGCGGGTTACTCCCAGTCTGCCTTGGCAATATGCAAGCCGTGCTGCCCCTTGTAGGCAGCACGCTCTGGCTGGCTCCAGCCGTTGAGCAACTCATCCTCCAAGCGATAGATCTCTACGCCCAGCGGCCGACACACGGTCAATGGGTCTTGTGCGTCCGGCCCCCACATCGGCAGCGACAGGTCCCCGCCCGGGCAAGTCGACAATGCACAGAGCAAATCAATCTCGGCAAAAAACTCCAGGTAATCGCCCTTCTGCGCCGGGCAGGCTTTCATGAAGTACATATCGTCGTGATTAAGGCCGGTGCACTGGAAAATGTTCAGCACGTCGTGCACGTCAAACTCGGTCAGGCCATGGGGCAGCACGGCGCGGGTCAAATTGGAATGGCAGTGGTGATGGAAGTCTTCGCCGGTGAGCATGCGGTTCACATACGGGTCACAACGGGTGCCGAGCAGATCGTGCAGGCGCCCACCGTGTTCATCGATGCCATAGCTCGCCAGGCTGTCATCGGTGATGGTCACCAAGGGCCGCAGGAACGGCAGGTTCGACCAAAGCCGATCATGGGTACTGACATGGGCGCCCTGCAGCTGCCGCGTGCGTGCCGCCCATAGGCGTTCGCGCGGGTCATTGGCGTTCCACACGTTGAAATCGCCGACCTGTGGGCCGACCGGCGTCGTCACGCGAAACACATGCCCGGCCGGCACTTTCCACGCCCTGCCCGTGCGAATCGGCACTTCGAACTGCTCGATCAATGTGCGTTTATCCGCCTGGTCGCGAATGCGCGCATAGAAGGCCGTGTCCACTTGCAGCGCCGAGCCTTTACTGACCTGATAGGCGGCCGGGTAGTCTTTGTACATAGGTGCAATCCTCCATCAAGGGTAATCAAACAGCGCCAGGGACAGGCGTTCAGAGTCGTGCAGGTAAAGGCTCATCGCCTCCTGCGCAGCTGATTTATTGCCGTTTATCAGCAAGGTGTAGATCTCACGATCACGCTCCAGCCAGGGCGACTGAAAACGTTGCTCATCGGGCGCCGCGCAAAACACCAGGCGCAATTGAGCGATCACCTGGGCGAAGAACTCGTCGAATAATGGGCTGCGCATCAACCCGACAATCTGCTGGTGGAACACCAGGCTATGAGTAGCAACGGCGCGCCAATCTTCACGCTCGCGCGCCAGCGTGGTGGCTTCAATGGCATTTTGCATGCGCACCTCGTGGTCGCCCGTCAGCGTGCCACTCTGGGCGATGGCCTGCAGCTCAAGGGTACGGCGGACCACGAACAGGTCTCGCACTTCGTCGCGCGCCACACGCCGGACCATCACGCCTTTGTTGCGCACATAGCGGGTGAGCCCTTCCTGCCCCAAACGGTGCAGCGCTTCGCGAATGGTATTGCGCGAGGCGTTGTAGCGCTTGACCAGGTCCACTTCGACCAGCGCCATCCCCGGTAACAGCCGCCCACCCATGATGTCGGCGCGCAGTTCAAGGGCAATCTGATCGGCGAGAGACAAGTTGAGCGTCATCATTGCGCCTCGATTGTTGAACAATTCATGCAGCAGATGTAATCACTTTTCATGCCAAGCCCGCTGAACCCTGTCTCTATGGGTAAACGGGCGCAACTCCGCTAAAATGCGCACTCGTTCTCGAGGCCGTCCTATGCGTTATTCAACAGACCACAAAGCCCAGACTCACCAACGCATCATCAAGGAAGCCTCCGTCCGATTTCGCCGCGACGGCATTGGTGCTACCGGCCTGCAGCCCTTGATGAAAGCGTTGAACCTGACACACGGCGGGTTCTATGCGCATTTCAACTCCAAGGATGAACTGGTGGACAAGGCCCTTCTGGCCGCCGCCGCAGAACTGGATGCACACTGCGCAATGTTGTTCAGCCAGGAACGGCCGCTGGATGCGTTCATCGACAGCTACCTGTCGCCATGGCACCAGACCTCACCGGGTGAAGGCTGCCCGCTGCCCACGATGTCGTCGGAGTTGGGCCTGCGAGGCCAGCATAGTCCGGTAACGGATGCGGTACTTGAAGCCAGGCTGACTCAGATCGATTCAGCATTGGAGCACCCAAAGGGTGATCACGAGAGCCTGGTACTGATGTCAACGTTGGTGGGCGCATTGGTGTTGGCCAGAAGCGTCGAAAGCCCGGAGCTGGCAGCCCGCATCCTGGAAGTGGTACGCGTAAGTTTGAAAGAACAGGTCGCGGATAATCAAAAGGCCGGTCAATGACCGGCCTTCTGCACAGGGTTTACACCCTTAGTTGATTACCAGCCTGTCGCGGTTTTTCTCCAGCAACGCCTTGCCGATACCTTTGACCTCCAGCAATTCGTCTACCGCGGTGAAAGGGCCATTGCTGTCGCGATAGGCGATGATCGCCTTGGCCTTGGCGGCGCCAATTCCGAACAGGTCACGGCGCAGTGCCTCCGCGTCGGCGGTGTTGAGATTGACCTTGGTGGATTGTTCGGCGTTGGCCATCTGGGCCGTAATCGGCGCTGGGGCTTCGGGTTTTGCGGATGGGGCTGCGGTAGTCGCTACAGAGAGGCTGGTGAGAAAGGCAAAGATCAGGGAAGAGATATAGGCGTTTTGCATTGGTGACACTCCATGACATCGGTAAAAGAAAAGCAGCTTTCCAAAAGCTGCTTTTCTAACTTAGGCGATGTGGGGAGAGAGTCAAAAGCGGGTGAGTAACAGGGTGTTAACTCACGGCTCCAAACGGCGCTGCTGGTAGATCCAATCGACGATTTCGCCGTCGGGCGAGTAGCCGCTCACGGTGTCGCGAAGCAGTTGGCGAACGCGCGAATAATCATCTGCATCTATTGCTGCCAGCAGCTCCGAGAGCTTGCCTTTGAGCGTATCCCAGGACAGGTGATCTTCATTGGCACTCATGATCATGGGGTGCTGAGTGGCAACCACGTTGTCACCTATCAGTAACTCTTCGTAAAGCTTTTCGCCCGGACGCAGGCCGGTGAATTCAATAGCGATATCACCGTGAGGATTTTTGTCGGAGCGTACGCTCAAGCCGGAAAGATGAATCATCTTCTCTGCCAGCTCGACAATTTTCACCGGCTCGCCCATGTCCAGCACGAATACATCACCGCCCTGGCCCATGGAGCCAGCCTGGATAACCAGCTGTGCCGCTTCAGGGATGGTCATGAAATAACGGGTGATTTTGGGGTGGGTGACGGTGATCGGCCCGCCCCATTTGATCTGCTTGTGAAACAGCGGAATAACCGATCCCGAAGAGCCCAGCACATTGCCAAAACGCACCATGGTAAAACGGGTTTTGTTGACGCAGGAGATGTTGAATTTGTCGCCAAACATGACCGGAGCCAACTCGCGGCTGAGGGCTTGCAGCGTCAGTTCAGCCAGGCGTTTGGAGCTGCCCATCACGTTGGTGGGACGCACCGCTTTGTCTGTGGAGATCAGGACGAAGTTGGCAACCCCCACCTGAAGCGCCGCCTGGGCGGTGTTGAGCGTACCGATCACATTATTGAGCACGCCTTCGGCAATATTGTGTTCGACCATCGGCACATGTTTATAGGCCGCCGCGTGGTACACCGTATCGACGTGCCAGGCTTTCATGACGTCCAGCAACTTG
The window above is part of the Pseudomonas sp. KBS0710 genome. Proteins encoded here:
- the kdpA gene encoding potassium-transporting ATPase subunit KdpA, with amino-acid sequence MHSYDYWLIIAFFAVVLVPAPFLGRFYYKVMEGQRTWLSPVIGPVERACYRLSGVDEHQEQSWQKYTLALLAFNLAGFVLLFAVLLFQEYLPLNPQKLPGQEWTLAFNTAVSFMTNTNWQNYSGEASLSYLSQMIGLTVQNFVSAATGLAVLVALCRGIGRKSTKTLGNFWVDMTRATLYGLLPLCLVFALFLVWQGVPQTFAHYVNAVTMQGVDQVIPLGPAASQIAIKQLGTNGGGFFGVNSAHPFEDPTAWANLFELSAIILIPVALVFTFGHYVKDLRQSRAILGCMLALFLIGGATSMWAEYQPNPTLNNPAVEQTAPLEGKEARFGTTGTVLWSVATTAASNGSVNGMQDSLNPLSGMVSLVNMMVGEVIFGGVGAGMYGMLLNVLIAVFLAGLMIGRTPEYLGKKLQAKEVQLLVVTLLVMPLGTLVLGAIAASLPGPAGAISNPGPHGFSQLLYAYTSASANNGSAFGGFSANTAFHNLMLSLSMLLGRFGYILPVLALAGSLAMKKTAPIGQNSFPTHGPLFVTLLTVTILLVGGLTFLPTLALGPIAEHLSMAAPK
- the kdpF gene encoding K(+)-transporting ATPase subunit F, encoding MSVLDGVSLLLAVALFIYLLVALLRADRN
- the eat gene encoding ethanolamine permease; this translates as MNTQLKPTLGTLHLWGIAVGLVISGEYFGWSYGWGVAGTLGFLVTSLMVAAMYTCFIFSFTELTTAIPHAGGPFAYSRRAFGEKGGLIAGLATLIEFVFAPPAIALAIGAYLNVQFPALDPKHAAVGAYIVFMGLNILGVKLAATFELVVCVLAVAELLVFMGVVAPAFSFSNFALNGWAGSDTFGAPAIAGMFAAIPFAIWFFLAIEGAAMAAEEAKDPKRTIPKAYISGILTLVILAMGVMFFAGGVGDWRTLSNINDPLPQAMKSVVGTGSGWLHMLVWIGLFGLVASFHGIILGYSRQFFALARAGYLPPFLAKLSRFQTPHRAIIAGGVVGIAAIYSDGLINLGGMTLTAAMITMAVFGAIVMYIMSMLSLFKLRKTEPLLERTFRAPGYPIVPAVALVLALVCLVAMAWFNALIGLIFLGFMLAGFIYFQLTAQDRADAPADAMLTGL
- a CDS encoding DUF2897 family protein codes for the protein MPWYAWLILVVAIGSIVGGLLMLRDSANKVELTDEQRKRVAERNAQADAKDAQDR
- a CDS encoding DUF1989 domain-containing protein, coding for MYKDYPAAYQVSKGSALQVDTAFYARIRDQADKRTLIEQFEVPIRTGRAWKVPAGHVFRVTTPVGPQVGDFNVWNANDPRERLWAARTRQLQGAHVSTHDRLWSNLPFLRPLVTITDDSLASYGIDEHGGRLHDLLGTRCDPYVNRMLTGEDFHHHCHSNLTRAVLPHGLTEFDVHDVLNIFQCTGLNHDDMYFMKACPAQKGDYLEFFAEIDLLCALSTCPGGDLSLPMWGPDAQDPLTVCRPLGVEIYRLEDELLNGWSQPERAAYKGQHGLHIAKADWE
- a CDS encoding GntR family transcriptional regulator, with protein sequence MTLNLSLADQIALELRADIMGGRLLPGMALVEVDLVKRYNASRNTIREALHRLGQEGLTRYVRNKGVMVRRVARDEVRDLFVVRRTLELQAIAQSGTLTGDHEVRMQNAIEATTLAREREDWRAVATHSLVFHQQIVGLMRSPLFDEFFAQVIAQLRLVFCAAPDEQRFQSPWLERDREIYTLLINGNKSAAQEAMSLYLHDSERLSLALFDYP
- a CDS encoding TetR/AcrR family transcriptional regulator gives rise to the protein MRYSTDHKAQTHQRIIKEASVRFRRDGIGATGLQPLMKALNLTHGGFYAHFNSKDELVDKALLAAAAELDAHCAMLFSQERPLDAFIDSYLSPWHQTSPGEGCPLPTMSSELGLRGQHSPVTDAVLEARLTQIDSALEHPKGDHESLVLMSTLVGALVLARSVESPELAARILEVVRVSLKEQVADNQKAGQ
- a CDS encoding helix-hairpin-helix domain-containing protein; its protein translation is MQNAYISSLIFAFLTSLSVATTAAPSAKPEAPAPITAQMANAEQSTKVNLNTADAEALRRDLFGIGAAKAKAIIAYRDSNGPFTAVDELLEVKGIGKALLEKNRDRLVIN